In Flavobacterium praedii, the DNA window AGGAATCTTACTAACTATTGCAATTTGTTCATTTTCTACTTTTCCTTGTAAAAGGCTATTGTTTTTTGGCTTGCTACAGCTTAATACAATCAATGTCAGGAACAGTATGGTGATAGCTCTTTTCATATTTTAATTATTATTTAGATAATTTTTTAGACAATTCCCCAGTGGTTATAATCGTTTCAATTGCGGCTAAACGTTCTTCTATTAGGGTGTTTAATTTGGTAGTAGATACTTTGAAAGAGTCATTTTCGGCTTCTAATAATTCAGAAACATTGATAAGTCCTTCTTTGTATTGTTTGGAAGCCAAGTTTAAATTGTTTTTGGCAACTTTTTCTTGCTGGTTAGAGATTTCAATTTTTTTCATTAAAACATCATAATTAACCATATTGTTTTCTAGCAATAACTGTAGTTTTTGTTTGGTGTCGTCAATTTGGTTCTGAACTTTTTCGATATTTAATTTGGCTTCATGTACTTTATGTTCTCTTTCAAAACCCGCAAAAATTTCCCATTTCATTGCAGCGCCAACCATTAACAAAGGTTTTAACGAAAATTCATTTACCCCCAAACTTACAGGTTGGTTTATAATAGGAATAGTTGAAGTAGTTCCTTTCAAATCAAATATACTGGAATAAGTAATACCCCCAAAAGCGCCAACAGTTGGTAGGTAAGTGCCTTTTTCTTTTTTTAATAAATATTCGCTTGCTAATTTGAATGATTCTAAAGCCTTTATTTCTTGTTTGTTGTCGGTGTTTAAATTAGTATCAAAAAGAATATAGGGAACAATTTCGTATTGAACTGCATTAATTTCTGTGTTGGAATAACCCGTTAAGTATTCGATTTTTTTGTAAAGTAGCGCTCGTTTTCCGTTTAATTCAATTCTTTTGGACTCTAATTCCAATAAAGCCAATTTTATTTTATCCCTATCATAAGGAATGGCAAGTCCCAGTTCAATTGCTCTAGAAACTCTTTTGGTTTCGGTATTCAGCCTTTTATCACTGTCATTAATTAGTTTCTCGGTTTCGTTGATTAGTTTTAATTGATCAAAAGTGTTAATTACATCTTTGATTATGGCGTCTTTCTCAGAGTCTTTCAAATAAGCTGTTCCAATGGCTTTTTGTTTGACCGCATTGGCTCCATTGGGTATTTGCATGCCACTAAATAACACACTTTTTGCCATAAGACTGCCAATGAAAAAATTACCCGAGTTGTCAAAGGTTCCTTTATCTTTAAATAATGGGATATTTCCAACGGTTGTACTTGGGAAATCCAATGTCAAGTTGCTATCAAAGTAAGAATAGAGTGCGTAGGCTTCTACTGTTGGGATGTACTTATTGCGAATCCCTTTTTCTTGTAGATTTAGTTTTTCTATTTCTATTGTTGAGTTTTTAAGCGAAATGTTTTTGTCGATTGCTTTGTTTATAGCCTCTTCAAGACTTGTAGAAACTACTATCTGAGAATGTAAATTTGTTACAAGTAAACAAAAAGTGGATAGGAAAATAATTTTCTTATTCATTAAAATTGATTTTTTAACTTTATAAACTTTAGAAAATGCATAACACTAATTAGTATAAATTTAAATAAAAAAGAGAAAAGGAATACAATTATTCTCTTTTTTATTTAAAAATTAGTTGCAGTGTTAATTTACATGTACTTCTTGACCAAAACCAAAGCGTTTGTCTTTGATCATTTTAGAGAAATGTATCCAAGCAAAAGCGGCATTGGCTCCAAAAC includes these proteins:
- a CDS encoding TolC family protein gives rise to the protein MNKKIIFLSTFCLLVTNLHSQIVVSTSLEEAINKAIDKNISLKNSTIEIEKLNLQEKGIRNKYIPTVEAYALYSYFDSNLTLDFPSTTVGNIPLFKDKGTFDNSGNFFIGSLMAKSVLFSGMQIPNGANAVKQKAIGTAYLKDSEKDAIIKDVINTFDQLKLINETEKLINDSDKRLNTETKRVSRAIELGLAIPYDRDKIKLALLELESKRIELNGKRALLYKKIEYLTGYSNTEINAVQYEIVPYILFDTNLNTDNKQEIKALESFKLASEYLLKKEKGTYLPTVGAFGGITYSSIFDLKGTTSTIPIINQPVSLGVNEFSLKPLLMVGAAMKWEIFAGFEREHKVHEAKLNIEKVQNQIDDTKQKLQLLLENNMVNYDVLMKKIEISNQQEKVAKNNLNLASKQYKEGLINVSELLEAENDSFKVSTTKLNTLIEERLAAIETIITTGELSKKLSK